A genomic region of Methanobrevibacter sp. contains the following coding sequences:
- a CDS encoding flagellar protein, FliL produces MKRSVLILGVVAAILIVGGAFAFTFMDKIADVADGGNSGTFHKVADKVDKVTSSDGSTSDGGSDIVSEVVKFNYQAGDGWYREVTYKDGGFRQFDNATGEMIGSSYDEDQEKLGVIDGNLE; encoded by the coding sequence GTGAAAAGATCTGTATTGATATTAGGTGTTGTTGCAGCAATACTTATTGTAGGTGGTGCTTTTGCATTCACTTTTATGGACAAAATTGCAGATGTTGCTGATGGAGGTAACTCTGGAACTTTTCATAAGGTAGCTGATAAAGTGGATAAAGTCACTTCATCTGATGGATCCACTTCAGATGGGGGAAGTGACATTGTAAGTGAAGTAGTGAAATTCAATTATCAAGCCGGTGATGGATGGTATCGTGAAGTCACTTACAAAGATGGAGGATTCCGTCAATTCGATAATGCAACTGGTGAAATGATAGGTTCCTCTTATGATGAAGACCAAGAGAAACTTGGTGTCATTGATGGCAATTTAGAATAA
- the mfnA gene encoding tyrosine decarboxylase MfnA translates to MNEKPISHDEIFNQLDEYQAMDCHYSEGRILGSMCTEAHPIAKEAFFKFIDSNLGDPGLFKGTKLLEDKVLNMIGSFLSIENPVGHMVTGGTEANIMAIRAARNLARDNKGIKKGEFIVPKSAHFSFKKAADMLDLELIRVDLDEDYRINPKCVEENINENTVAIVGIAGTTELGMIDPIEDLSKIATQNDVHLHVDAAFGGFSIPFLKERGYDLPNFDFSLEGVRSITVDPHKMGLSPIPSGGILFRDQSYLDAMSVDSPYLTIKNQSTIVGTRLGASAAATYAVMSYLGKEGYANNAIEALEKTHFLAENLKELGYELVVEPKLNIVAFNHPYLETFELAQLLEERNWKISCSSYPKAIRVILMNHIKKEHLIELLKDLDEINKSV, encoded by the coding sequence ATGAACGAAAAACCAATATCTCACGATGAAATCTTTAATCAATTGGATGAATATCAAGCAATGGACTGTCATTATTCTGAAGGCAGAATCTTAGGGTCCATGTGCACTGAAGCCCATCCTATTGCAAAGGAAGCCTTTTTCAAATTCATTGATTCCAATTTGGGAGATCCCGGCCTTTTCAAGGGAACCAAACTATTGGAAGATAAGGTATTGAATATGATCGGTTCCTTCCTATCCATTGAGAATCCTGTAGGCCATATGGTAACTGGCGGTACTGAAGCCAATATCATGGCAATCAGGGCTGCAAGGAATCTTGCAAGAGATAATAAGGGAATCAAAAAGGGAGAATTCATAGTTCCTAAATCCGCTCACTTTTCCTTTAAAAAAGCGGCAGATATGCTTGATTTGGAATTGATTCGTGTAGACTTGGATGAAGATTACCGCATTAATCCAAAATGTGTGGAAGAAAATATCAATGAAAATACGGTAGCCATTGTTGGCATTGCAGGGACTACCGAATTGGGCATGATTGACCCTATTGAGGATTTATCCAAAATAGCTACCCAAAATGATGTCCACTTGCATGTTGATGCAGCATTCGGCGGTTTTTCAATTCCATTCCTAAAGGAAAGGGGATATGACTTGCCAAACTTTGACTTTTCACTTGAAGGGGTCAGATCAATCACCGTAGACCCTCATAAGATGGGGCTTTCACCAATTCCTTCAGGAGGAATCCTATTTAGAGACCAATCCTATTTGGATGCAATGTCTGTCGATTCTCCTTATCTGACCATCAAAAATCAGTCTACCATTGTAGGTACCCGTTTAGGAGCTTCTGCAGCGGCAACATATGCTGTGATGAGCTATTTGGGAAAGGAAGGCTATGCAAACAATGCCATAGAGGCACTGGAAAAGACTCACTTTTTGGCAGAGAATCTTAAGGAATTAGGTTATGAATTGGTTGTTGAGCCTAAATTGAATATTGTTGCCTTCAACCATCCTTATTTGGAAACTTTTGAATTGGCTCAATTGCTTGAAGAGAGAAATTGGAAAATATCCTGTTCTTCCTATCCTAAAGCCATCAGAGTCATTTTAATGAATCATATTAAAAAAGAACATTTGATTGAGCTTTTAAAAGATTTAGATGAGATAAATAAATCCGTTTAG